The window GCGCTGAGGAAGTTGGCGCCTCTGTACACGATAACGAGTCCCAAACGACATTAATGGAGAACAAGATGTCTACTGATATTTCCGCACTTTCCGATATTAAAGGTTTCATCGGCGCCTGCCTCGTCGACAGCGACACCGGCCTGATGATGGCATCCGAAGGCGGTGCCAACTTCGACCTCGAAACCGCAGGTGCGGCCAATACTGAAGTTGTCAAAGCCAAGAACTCGGCAATGAAGGCGCTGGGTCTCGACGACAAGATCGAAGATATCCTGATCACATTGGGTACGCAGTACCACTTGATCCGCCCGCTGGATTCCAACGCCGCGATCTTTCTTTACGTCGCGCTGAGCAAAAAAGAAGCCAACCTCGGCCTCGCTCGCGTACAGGTTAAGACTGTGGAAAAAACACTGTCCATCTGAGATCGCAGACAAAGGTGTGCTCCGGGAAAGGCCGGTGCACACCTAAATCCTTTCGCCGACGAGCATCCCCTTGAAAACGCCCCAAATCCCCGAAGCTGTTTCAAAAATACTGGAAGAGGCTTCCATTTCCTTGTGCATAAGCGATGCACGCGGGCAGGATATGCCACTCGTTCAGGTCAACGAACCGTTCGTTTCTTTGACCGGATATTCGTATGAAGAAGTGATCGGACACAACTGTCGTTTTCTGCAAGGACAGGTCCGACAAGAAAAAGTCGCTGTTAATGTTGGCCGCAAACTAGAACAGCATGGCGAAATTCAGACTGTCATACGCAACCAGAGAAAAAGCGGTGCGACCTTCGACAATTTTCTTTTCATATTTCCACTGCTTGGCGGAGATGACCGGCCGGTACACTTTCTCGGCTCTCAATTTGAAATACCTGATGAAAACCAGAGTTTCGCGTTCATGGAACACGTGAAGGAACTGCAAAAGGTAATCAACAATTTAAATGCTGTTCGCAAGGAGCGACGAGAACGCCTAATCGAGCAGAAATTGCTTATCCAGACTTCGGCCAGCACTCTTGTAAAAGTGAGGTTGGCGTCCTTCGTCTGAGGAATACATTCATCAGGCCCGGACGGCATCGCGGACTGCAGAATTAACCTTCAACTACCACAACTTTTGACGCAACCCTCTTCTACATTTACGCATGTTTCCATCCGGTGGTGCTCGCACGGTACCGTACGGTAAATGCACGAAGGAGGTCGGGCGGAAGGCAATGGAACCGACCAAAACTTGTACGGCCAACCAATGTATCACCCCAAAGACCGAGAAGAACTGTTCGAAATTCTTTCATCACTTCAGCATTATGCCGAGCTCATTGGCCTGCCTAGGCTAAGCGAAACCCTGAATGACGCACAGATGATTACGGCGATGGATATACTTGGTGCGGATGGCCAGGAAGGAACAGGTCCCTGTCTGAAAAGGTAGTTGTCTAATCGGCCCAGACCCAGGGGCGCTGGAACCTACCCAAGGCACTGTTGACTGCTTCGTCAGTTATAATGACATCATCCGAGCTGAGTACTGCAATCAACCCGAGTGCCTTGTCCTCCCGAACATCATCTATGCGAGCATCAACTCCGGCTTTCGCCAAGGCTTCGCCGTAAACTCGGGAAATTGCTTCCTTGCGAAGATCTGGTTTGAACACTTTGCCGACGGCTGTCTTCGGAAGTTCGGGCAGTATCTTGAGAAACTTAGGATGTGCCGCCCGCTCACCGATATGCGCCACTGCATATTCCATCAGATCCTCTTCAGTAACCGACGCACCGGAAGTCAGTTCCACATAGGCCGCCGGAACTTCACCAGAGTGGGCGTCAGGTTGTCCGATGGCACCAACGACGGCGACGGCCGGATGGGCCGCCAGCGCTTCCTCGATCAGAGCCGGGTCGATGTTGTGTCCTCCGCGAATGATCAAATCCTTGGCTCGCCCCGTTATCCAGAGGTACCCGTCATCGTCGATCCTGCCAAGATCGCCCGTTCGCAAGAACTGGTTTCCTGCATACAGCCCCTTGTTCTTGCGCTCTTCCGTATAAGTGCGCCCTAGCAACACTCCCGGATTGGACACGCAAATTTCACCAATTTCACCTTTTTCACAGTTCTTTGTTATCAGGCCATCGCCATCACACATCAAAATGCGGACGTCGGTATAAGGAAACGGTATACCAACGGACCCGACCTTCCGCTCTCCATGGGGCGGATTTATCGCAACGAGACAGGTTGCCTCGGTCATTCCGTAGCCTTCAAGAATTTTCACCCCGGTAGCATCTTCAAATTTGCGGAACAGTTCCAGTGGCAGAGGCGCGGAGCCACATAAAGCGTAACGCAGCGAAGATACATCGGCATCAACCTTGCGCTGCATCAAGGCGGCTGCGGCTGTCGGCACCATGATCATAAACGTGACCCGATACCGCTCCACCAGTTTCCAAAAATTGTCGAAAACGCCCTCGCCTCGGTATCCTGCAGGCGTCGGCATTACCATTTCGGCTCCGGAACTCAGCACACTCATCAAGACCGGGTACGCCGCAAACACGTGGAACATCGGCAAGGGGCAGAGAAGCACGTCCTCTTCCGTGAACATGTAGGAATGACCGCACCACCCATTGTAGAGGATGCCCGAGTGACGGTGCTGCGCGACCTTCGGCATGCCGGTCGTACCACCGGTATGGAAATAGGTGCAGACCCGGTCGCCGCCCGCTTCCTCAAAATTCAGTTCCGCACTTTCCTTCGCCATTTCCTTGTTCAGGTCCACAATCTTCGCACTGTGCCCGCCAACGCGCTTAGGTCGCAGTAACGGGACAAGCAGTGATGTCGGCGGGGAAAGATACTGTTTGAGGTCGACTTCGAAGATCGTCTTTACAGTCTGGGCAATCGCAACTGCCTTACTGACCTTCTCGCTGATCTCGGTCTTTGGGAATGGTGCAAGCGTTACCACTGCCTTCGCCCCGGTTTCCCGAAGGATGGCGCCGATCTGTTCAGCATCAAGCAGCGGATTGATAGGGTTCACGATACCAGCAGTTGCGCCGGCAAGCAGCACCACAGGCGCTTCCAGACAGTTCGGCAATATATACGCAACGACGTCAGTCTCGCCTATGCCGTAGCGGCGAAACATGTTTGCTGCCTGGCTCACCTGCGCCCGAAAGTCTTTCCAAAGCAGGGTGGCCTTCTTATCTGAAGCACCGGACTT of the Algicella marina genome contains:
- a CDS encoding acyl-CoA synthetase, whose amino-acid sequence is MKYEEVVTSRTLYEQLTTTTASFPDRPAISFQIKSGASDKKATLLWKDFRAQVSQAANMFRRYGIGETDVVAYILPNCLEAPVVLLAGATAGIVNPINPLLDAEQIGAILRETGAKAVVTLAPFPKTEISEKVSKAVAIAQTVKTIFEVDLKQYLSPPTSLLVPLLRPKRVGGHSAKIVDLNKEMAKESAELNFEEAGGDRVCTYFHTGGTTGMPKVAQHRHSGILYNGWCGHSYMFTEEDVLLCPLPMFHVFAAYPVLMSVLSSGAEMVMPTPAGYRGEGVFDNFWKLVERYRVTFMIMVPTAAAALMQRKVDADVSSLRYALCGSAPLPLELFRKFEDATGVKILEGYGMTEATCLVAINPPHGERKVGSVGIPFPYTDVRILMCDGDGLITKNCEKGEIGEICVSNPGVLLGRTYTEERKNKGLYAGNQFLRTGDLGRIDDDGYLWITGRAKDLIIRGGHNIDPALIEEALAAHPAVAVVGAIGQPDAHSGEVPAAYVELTSGASVTEEDLMEYAVAHIGERAAHPKFLKILPELPKTAVGKVFKPDLRKEAISRVYGEALAKAGVDARIDDVREDKALGLIAVLSSDDVIITDEAVNSALGRFQRPWVWAD
- a CDS encoding PAS domain-containing protein, whose translation is MKTPQIPEAVSKILEEASISLCISDARGQDMPLVQVNEPFVSLTGYSYEEVIGHNCRFLQGQVRQEKVAVNVGRKLEQHGEIQTVIRNQRKSGATFDNFLFIFPLLGGDDRPVHFLGSQFEIPDENQSFAFMEHVKELQKVINNLNAVRKERRERLIEQKLLIQTSASTLVKVRLASFV
- a CDS encoding roadblock/LC7 domain-containing protein, with product MENKMSTDISALSDIKGFIGACLVDSDTGLMMASEGGANFDLETAGAANTEVVKAKNSAMKALGLDDKIEDILITLGTQYHLIRPLDSNAAIFLYVALSKKEANLGLARVQVKTVEKTLSI